TTGACGAACAGGAACATCCCTACATCCTCATGACCCCGACGTTTATGTCCGAAACCTACTACTCCGAACTACATCCGGCGCAGATTCTGGTCATCGATGCCGAGACCGGACAAAAAATCGATGGTGTCGGCGACGTGACGCGCGAAGTCAACATGCACGAGAAAGCCTACAACGCACATCCGGGCATTCGTTGCGTCTATCACTCGCACGCAGAAGAGTCCATGTTCTGGGCCACTGCCGGACTTGATATGCCCAACGTCACCGAAGCCACCCGCGAGCTAGGCCGCATCCGCGTGCTGCCATTTGCCCCGGCAACGTCCATGGAACTCGCCAACACCGTCTACACGGCTTTAAAAGAAATCGGCGACAAGGCAATGGAAAATGTCTTCCTATTAGACAGCCACGGCATCCTCATCACCAGCACCGACCTTCACATTGCGGCGCGCATCATGGAAACCTTGGAATGGAACGCCCGCATCGCCTATCAGCAAGCCATCTTCATCAAATTGGGCTTACTCGACGACTACCACTCATGCGGCCAAAATTATCAAAAACCCTACAAAGAAGTCCCACCCATCGCCGTCCCCGGCATCCCAATCAAAGCCAAGCAAGTTCCACTACCCAAAAATCCCCAACGCCCAGCCAGCGAAATGCAGCCAGGCGAAGTCGCACCAACCAGCACCGTCAAATAGGATATGATTCAGATCCACGGTCGCTTTATCCCGGTTGTGTCAAAAGACAACTAGGATGAAGCGGCTTTTTTAATTCAGCGGTGACAACTCAATAATGCCAAGCCGTAAAAAGACCGAACACTCCCAGTTGGAAATGTTCGGCTATTTTTGGTTATCAAAAGTTTCATTTAATAATTCAATATGCTGGAAAGGCCTACCAGTGCCAAGGCGTAGCGATCGGAGGCCAGAGGAAGCTCAGCTGTGGAAACAACACAGCGACGTTTTTTGTCGCTGATGTTGTTAGGCGACTTTGAGACAGCGATTTTCTGGCTCAAAGCGCCGTCACAGCGTTCCAGCCCCCTCTGGCCGGAGATCGCGAAGTTTGGCACGACAACCAATCCACAGCCTACACTTTTAGTCTCACTATGCAATGACACCCTTTTTCAAAATCAAATTCCCGTACAGCGCCTGCTCACCAGTTTGCACAATGGCAAAGCACTGCTTGGAATGATCGTAAAAATCAAACCGCTCCAGCGACTTCAGGTGAAAGCCCGGAAACGCCTTGGCGAGCTCGGCGCGATAGTCGTGCCAGACCGGCGGCTCACCTTCCGGGACGTTCTTGTCACCCGGCACAACCGCTTGCACCACCGCCTGATAATCCGCGTACGGATCCAGCGGCATCAGCGTCAGAATGCCTTGCAACAACGTCGGAATCGTCAGCCCATCAGCCCGAATCACCCGCGCATTATTCGTTCGCGCCGGATAATTAGCATCCGCCAACAAAATCTCGTCGCCATGCCCCATCTCCATCAGCGCCTCAACCAGCGCCGGTGACAACTGTTTTGGAATATGCTTCAGCATCACTTCACCCTCTCACGCATGCTTCGTTTCCCAATAATGTTCGATATCTTCCAACGTCCGCCCCTTAGTCTCCAAGACGTTCCGGTGAATATAAACCACCGCCAGCGCCGACAACGCCGCAAAAATGTAAAAGACGTTAATGCCCATCGCTTCCAGCATCATCGGGAAAATCAACGACAGTAGGCCATTAAACAGATACTGCGTAAACGTAATGACGCCCATCCCCAACGCCCGCGCTTTTAGTGGAAGAATCTCCGGCACATATGACCAAAAGACCGGTCCTAATCCAAACTCGAAAGCAAAGACATACACGAAGATCGCAATGATCGCAATCGTGGCATCGTTAGACCACAGACATAGCACAATAGCAGGCGGCACTTGACCGGCGAGACTGATTTCCAGTAACTTTTTCCGCCCCAACCGATCAATAAACGGCAGCGACATCAAGGTTGAAATCACCAAGGCGCTACCGACTGCGAAATCGGCGATGATACTGGCATTGGCCATCCCTAAGTTGTGGAAAATCTCGGGTGCATAATACACCGCGGCGTTGATACCGGTAAACACCTGGAAAAAGGTCAAGGTAAACAGCAACAACATCGCCGGTCTAAAGGCGCCAAACAGCTCACGCATCCCGGCTTCTTGGGACTTCAAACTGTCTTGAATGTCCTGAATTTCCGATTCGACTTCATCGTCAGTGGCGCGCACCCGTTTTAAAACCTTACGCGCCTTGTCAACTTTCTGATCACGAATCAACCAACGCGGACTTTGCGGCGATAACATCATGCCAATCGCAAAAACCGCTGCTGGCACTGCCCCGAGACCCAGCGTCCACCGCCAACTATCAGTCGGCAGGTTATAGGCACCAACAGCATAAGCCGCCAGAATCCCGACATTGACACTCAATTGGTAAAGCGACGACATTAACCCGCGAATATGCGCTGGCGCCAATTCAGAAAGATAGATCAGGCCATACATATTGGCGATCCCCGCCGCAACCCCGAGGACAAAGCGGGCAATCATCAACATCACCGTATCCGTTGATAACGCGCTGAAAATACTGCCGGCGATAAAAATGATCCCGCCGAGGACTAAAACATTACGTCGTTCAATTTTCTTTTCCATCGCGGTAAAAACAACGATAGACGGCAACGCGCCGAACAGCAGAAACGAAACAACTAGGCCTTTTTCTGCTGAATTTAAGCCGAATGCGGTGGTAATCGATGGCAAGGCCAGCGAAATGGCGCCTGAATCGTAGCCATATAACAGCCCGGCAAAACCGCCCAGAATGGCAAACAGGTACACAATCGGTTTCGTTGCCGGTTTGGTGACAGGTTGCTTCGATGTCGTCCCCATATCACTTCGCCTCCATTTTTGGTGGTAACTCAGCCGCTACTGCCTTGCCTCGTTCGACAATCTGTTGAAACACCTTGAAGTGCGCGTCAAGATCCGCACTGCCTTCCGGCTGGATCGTCGCAACGGTGTATGACCGCTTCATGGTTGCGGACACGTCTTCCGGCGCTAATTTTTTCAGCACCAGCAGCTGCGACACAATGTTCCCAGTCACACTGGCTTCGATCGGCCCAGCGCTGACCGGCATTTGGGTCAGATCCGCCGTTAGCTGCACTAACAACTGATTCTGGATCCCGCCGCCGAACATATGAATCTTCGTCAGCGGTTTTTCCGCAGCCTGTTCCAAGTTGAAAAGGGTTTGCCGATACGTCATGGCTAGACTTTCCAAAACGGTACGCATCAGCTGACCGCGACTTTGCGGCAACGGCTGACCGGTTTGGTGCAGGAAGGCTTCAATCTTTTCTTCCATCCGACTCGGACCGGTGAACAACGGATGATTCGGGTCAATGTAGCTGTGCAGGGATTCAGCCGCCTGCGCTTCTGCGGTCATTTTGCCAAAATCAACCATCTCGCCTTGATCGACCATTCCCGTTGTAACTCCTGCACGATCCACAAGCCGGTCACGTTTTGTAATAGGCGATTGCTACCGTCAAAGCAGCCCTCATTGGTCAAGCCGGCATCGGCTGCCGCCAGCGACACGATCGGCTTGACGGTTTTGCGGCCGATGATGGACCAGGTACCGCAACTGATAAACGCGGTTTGTTGCCAATCTTCCGACGTCAGCGGCAGCGCCAACACCGCCGCGGCGGTATCATGCCCGACACCATTGATGACCTGCATATCATCATTTAGCTGCAACTCCGCCTGAATCTCCGGCCGCAATGGTCCCAGCACGGCGCCGCCTGTCACCAGCTGACCAAACCAGCTCCGCGGAATGCCTAGCTTGTGCAAAACCGCTTCATCCCAGTCACGATTGGCAACATCAAGCAAACCACTTGTGCTGGCAATCGTAAAATCGGTCTGTTTGACCCCGGTGAAGAAATACCCAATCAGATTCGGCATCATCAACACATCCGCGCCTTCCGTCAGCAAAAATGGATAACGGGTCACATCGGCAAAAAGCTGCACATTGGTGTTGATCATGGCCGCCTGATTACCGGTTTCCAGAAACAGCTTGCACGGACTCATGCGCTGATAAAATGCCTTTTTGACGGCGTCGGTTCGCGAATCTCGGTAACTGTGCGGGGCAAATAACAGCTCACCGCGTTGACTCAGGATGCCATAATCAACGCCCCAAGTATCAATACTCATGCCGTCGATCCGCCCAAGATCCCGCCGCGCAATGGCCAGGCCATACTTGATTTCCTGGAAAATTTTCAGATAATCCCAGTACAGATGGCCATTCACCGCCACTGGCTGGTTGGAAAAGCGAAACTGCTCTTTTAAGTGAATTTGGTCACCATCAAACTGGCCGGAAATCAAGCGACCGGAACTCGCGCCCAGATCGACGGCAATTAAATTTGTTATTGCCATGGTTATCACTCATTTCCCAGCTATTTGTATAACGGACCAAAGTTCTTGCAGGCATTGAAGTCTGCCGCTTCGAGATTCTCCGTTCCTAGTGACGACCATGCCCGCGGCCGAAAAATGTCGGCTTCAGGAACATTGTGCATATTCACCGGAATCCGCAAAATCGAAGCTAAGGTAATCAAATCAGCACCGATATGCCCATAGCTAATGGCCCCGTGGTTGGCTCCCCAGTTGTCCATCACGTCATAAACCGACTTAAAGGCACCATGACCGGTTAAAATCGGTACAAAGAACGTTGATGGCCAACCCGGATCGGTCCGCTTGTTAATGATGTCGAAAACATTTTCCGGTAAATCAACGGCATAGCCTTCTGCCACTTGTAATTCCGGACCCACACCCTTGACCAGATTCAGGCGGGCCATGGTGACTGGCATGCCCTTTTCACCGCCGCGGGTGACATAGTTAGATGAAAAGCCACTGCCACGGAAGTAGCCAATGTTCGCTGGAATCCAGCGAGTGTGGTCAAGATTGGCCTGCGCTTCTTCTTCGCTCAAGTCATAGAACGGCTTGATCGCCGGCTGGCCGTCAATTGTCTCCTGACCGGTTGCATCAAGCGTTTGGGCACCGGAGTTAGAAAGATGCAAGAATCCATTCTTGGCTAATCCTTCAAGTTTGGTGCCAGTGACACGCTCAACGGCTTCAGGGCTCCAGTACGTCCGCACATCGGCAAAAATCTGCGGCGTATTGGTCAACAGGTAGTTGAACAACATGGATGTCGCATTCAACGAATCGTTTTCGGTCGCAAAAACATGCGGCTGATGAATGCCATTCCAGTCATACTGGGAATTCATGAAGGCTTCCATGTAGTCGCCATTAGGAAAATGATCCGTCCACTGCCGTTGCCCTTGGAAGCCGGCCGCAATCACGTTGTGCCCTTCTGCTTCTTCCTTGAAGCCCATGTCGGCAAGTTTCTTATTGCCATCCATGAGGTCACGAGCAATCATGGTCATTTTTACACAGGCAACAAGTTGCTCATGTTTTTGTTCGTCAGTAAATTTGTTCGGATCGTCTTCGTTGTAAATGTCTGGGCCAATCGGGGTATTCTTTTCGGCCCAGGCCAAGGCCTTTTCGAATTCTTCCTTATCATAAATGCCTTCGTCCCAGCGGCGAACAATTTCCGTCATGTCCACATATTCGTTACGCATGCCTAAGTATTCCTGGAAGAAATCAGGGTCAACGGTCGAGCCGGCAATTCCCATCGCAACACTACCGATCGACAGGTAACTCTTGTTGCGCATGATGCCGGTCGCCAGCGCACCTTTGGCAAACCGAATCAGTTTGGTTTTGACATCGTCAGGAATGCTGGTATCGTCGGCGTCTTGCACATCATGACCATAAATGCCGAACGCCGGAATCCCTTTCTGAGCATGCGCCGCTAACACGGCCGCCAGATAAACGGCGCCGGGACGCTCGGTACCATTGAAGCCCCAAATCGCGTGCGGCAGGTCCGGTGACATATCCATCGTTTCGCTGCCGTAGCACCAGCATGGGGTCACCGTAATCGTGCCACAAACTCCGGCGCGATCGAATTTTTCTTTCGACATTGCGGCTTCTTTAACGCCGCCAATGGTCGTGTCGGAAATCACCGTCTGCACCGGCGAGCCATCCGGATATTTAAGCGTCGCCGCCAAAAGATCCGCCACCGAATGCGCCATCTTCATCGTCTGATCTTCCAATGATTCACGAATGCCACGCCGCCGACCATCAATCGTCGGACGAATACCAATCTTCGGGAATGTCATGTTTGTCATTTGTTTTGCCTCCACATGTGCTGCTTGTCTAGTTACCATCTCGTTAATTTCATCAGCTGACTACGGCTTTTATGATAAGCGCTTTCATTCCACGCGCCAAGGGTTGGCAAAATGATTGAAACTTCGTCAAAAAAAGCGCCAATTTTCGTCATAGTTCATCAAGCTTGTGAACTTTTCTTCGCTAGGGTGGGTATACCAAAAGAAAATGGTTGGGGGGGTGACTCAATCAGAAGCGTGCTGCTGGGGTGTTCATGCTTGTAAAACTGATGGCACTTCACTGTATCTTATACAGGCGATTTCTTGATGTGAATTTGCTGATAGTATCAGGAATGTTTGTAGCACTTCAAAATAAATTATTTAATATAAATTCTTCTGAGTGTTAGTAGGATGCTAGTTAAGCAACACTTACCAGCAGGAAAATATACGTGAAGAATAAACCAATTCTTTTTTAGTGGTATCATAACTGTTGTTAACATTGCAGATACAGATGGTCGCCAACGTCGAAGCTATATTGTCAAAGGTGGTAGACATATTGAAACATCAAAAGAACGCTCAAATAAACGAAGATATGCTAAACAAGCTATACGATTTTGTCCTCGATCCCGATATCAAAGACCGTGAGCGAAAAATCGGGCTCATGGCAAAAGCCGATATAGAAAAAGGTAGATACAACGTCGCGGTTCTTCATCAGACGCTCGTTAGTTTACAGAGAGAGTCAATGCGTTTTGGTCTATCACGTGATGCAGGTAAATTTTATGATGATTTTGAAGTTCTCTATGATCAAAACCTGCCTTTTGGTACCAATCGCGGAGCATTAGGGACGTTGAGCAGTTATCTGGATTCGTGAGAGTGTAACAGGCAGTTGTGTTGCTTGCTACTGATGAGTTTGGTGCCTTCCGCACGCCACTAAATGAAAGCAAAAAGCGCTAATGCGTTGGAAAACAAACAATTATGAGAGACTGTGATAACCCGTGACGATTCAAAGAGATCCTTTGATCAAAAGAATCGCTTATATGGCACTGATGTACTTCGTGTCGCCGCTCCCGCAGTGCTTTTTATTGCTGATGGCTGATGGCAAAAGCACCTTGGCTTTAGTTGAACTTACGAACGCTTTTGTTTTCGCAGAGGCAGTCGTTATTTTCGCTGCGTATAGATTCGTCCGAAAAAACACAGGTACTGGCATTCTGCAAAAAGCCAGTCTTCACGACCTTAAATATATTTTCGGTGGCTATGCAGTTGTCCTGATGAGTAATTCCGTTTCCTAGATTGCATAATTAAAGTTACCACCCAGAAAATGTGAAAAAAGACCTGTCCGTTCTTGCTAAAATGGTGTTTGCATAACATACCATCTAGAGAGAAGGACAGGTCCCATGGCCATTATAACCTTAATTGAACGATCTCAGATAGAACTGATGCAACACCACACGATTCAATACATCGCCGCGACCTTAGGCCGCTCTCGTATTTCTATTAGGCATGAGCTTCACCGTTGCCCTGAAGGTGATTACTGCGCCATTATAGCTCAGGATCATGCCGATACTTGTCGGCATCGTTGTGGTCGGCACTCGATTTTAACGCCTAAGTTGAAGCGGATGGTAACTGAGAAGCTAAACCTGGGTTGGTCCCCTGAAATGGTCGGTTATGCCGTTCACTGTGCGCCACACACGATTTACCACTGGATTTATCAAAGACAAGTCGATTTTCAGCCAAGCCAACTCTTTGATCACGGTAAACGTCATAAAAGAAGACAAGACCTTCGGTCGCGCTATAACCAAGCAGTAGGCACCTCAATTGAGATTCGCAGTGAGTCAGCTAATCGGCGAACCGAAAAAGGACATTTAGAGATGGATACAGTTCGCGGTGGTCGCGGGTCAAAGGCTGCTGTTTTGACCATTGTCGATCGAGTGACACGTTTAATGGCGACAACT
Above is a window of Lacticaseibacillus casei DSM 20011 = JCM 1134 = ATCC 393 DNA encoding:
- a CDS encoding rhamnulokinase yields the protein MAITNLIAVDLGASSGRLISGQFDGDQIHLKEQFRFSNQPVAVNGHLYWDYLKIFQEIKYGLAIARRDLGRIDGMSIDTWGVDYGILSQRGELLFAPHSYRDSRTDAVKKAFYQRMSPCKLFLETGNQAAMINTNVQLFADVTRYPFLLTEGADVLMMPNLIGYFFTGVKQTDFTIASTSGLLDVANRDWDEAVLHKLGIPRSWFGQLVTGGAVLGPLRPEIQAELQLNDDMQVINGVGHDTAAAVLALPLTSEDWQQTAFISCGTWSIIGRKTVKPIVSLAAADAGLTNEGCFDGSNRLLQNVTGLWIVQELQREWSIKARWLILAK
- a CDS encoding class II aldolase/adducin family protein; its protein translation is MEMMFQAERDDLAHTVKVMFDRKDTNVAGGNMSVKVFDEQEHPYILMTPTFMSETYYSELHPAQILVIDAETGQKIDGVGDVTREVNMHEKAYNAHPGIRCVYHSHAEESMFWATAGLDMPNVTEATRELGRIRVLPFAPATSMELANTVYTALKEIGDKAMENVFLLDSHGILITSTDLHIAARIMETLEWNARIAYQQAIFIKLGLLDDYHSCGQNYQKPYKEVPPIAVPGIPIKAKQVPLPKNPQRPASEMQPGEVAPTSTVK
- a CDS encoding FGGY-family carbohydrate kinase, whose amino-acid sequence is MVDQGEMVDFGKMTAEAQAAESLHSYIDPNHPLFTGPSRMEEKIEAFLHQTGQPLPQSRGQLMRTVLESLAMTYRQTLFNLEQAAEKPLTKIHMFGGGIQNQLLVQLTADLTQMPVSAGPIEASVTGNIVSQLLVLKKLAPEDVSATMKRSYTVATIQPEGSADLDAHFKVFQQIVERGKAVAAELPPKMEAK
- a CDS encoding RbsD/FucU family protein, which gives rise to MLKHIPKQLSPALVEALMEMGHGDEILLADANYPARTNNARVIRADGLTIPTLLQGILTLMPLDPYADYQAVVQAVVPGDKNVPEGEPPVWHDYRAELAKAFPGFHLKSLERFDFYDHSKQCFAIVQTGEQALYGNLILKKGVIA
- a CDS encoding L-fucose isomerase, with the translated sequence MTNMTFPKIGIRPTIDGRRRGIRESLEDQTMKMAHSVADLLAATLKYPDGSPVQTVISDTTIGGVKEAAMSKEKFDRAGVCGTITVTPCWCYGSETMDMSPDLPHAIWGFNGTERPGAVYLAAVLAAHAQKGIPAFGIYGHDVQDADDTSIPDDVKTKLIRFAKGALATGIMRNKSYLSIGSVAMGIAGSTVDPDFFQEYLGMRNEYVDMTEIVRRWDEGIYDKEEFEKALAWAEKNTPIGPDIYNEDDPNKFTDEQKHEQLVACVKMTMIARDLMDGNKKLADMGFKEEAEGHNVIAAGFQGQRQWTDHFPNGDYMEAFMNSQYDWNGIHQPHVFATENDSLNATSMLFNYLLTNTPQIFADVRTYWSPEAVERVTGTKLEGLAKNGFLHLSNSGAQTLDATGQETIDGQPAIKPFYDLSEEEAQANLDHTRWIPANIGYFRGSGFSSNYVTRGGEKGMPVTMARLNLVKGVGPELQVAEGYAVDLPENVFDIINKRTDPGWPSTFFVPILTGHGAFKSVYDVMDNWGANHGAISYGHIGADLITLASILRIPVNMHNVPEADIFRPRAWSSLGTENLEAADFNACKNFGPLYK
- a CDS encoding sugar porter family MFS transporter — encoded protein: MGTTSKQPVTKPATKPIVYLFAILGGFAGLLYGYDSGAISLALPSITTAFGLNSAEKGLVVSFLLFGALPSIVVFTAMEKKIERRNVLVLGGIIFIAGSIFSALSTDTVMLMIARFVLGVAAGIANMYGLIYLSELAPAHIRGLMSSLYQLSVNVGILAAYAVGAYNLPTDSWRWTLGLGAVPAAVFAIGMMLSPQSPRWLIRDQKVDKARKVLKRVRATDDEVESEIQDIQDSLKSQEAGMRELFGAFRPAMLLLFTLTFFQVFTGINAAVYYAPEIFHNLGMANASIIADFAVGSALVISTLMSLPFIDRLGRKKLLEISLAGQVPPAIVLCLWSNDATIAIIAIFVYVFAFEFGLGPVFWSYVPEILPLKARALGMGVITFTQYLFNGLLSLIFPMMLEAMGINVFYIFAALSALAVVYIHRNVLETKGRTLEDIEHYWETKHA
- a CDS encoding IS30 family transposase — encoded protein: MAIITLIERSQIELMQHHTIQYIAATLGRSRISIRHELHRCPEGDYCAIIAQDHADTCRHRCGRHSILTPKLKRMVTEKLNLGWSPEMVGYAVHCAPHTIYHWIYQRQVDFQPSQLFDHGKRHKRRQDLRSRYNQAVGTSIEIRSESANRRTEKGHLEMDTVRGGRGSKAAVLTIVDRVTRLMATTKLENLSQNAVLKGFARLMVDFPGPVRSVTVDHGKEFSCDQALTKRYRIPVYFCHAYHPNERGTNERFNRELRYYFPKGTQFDQVSETDIQQATALINNKPRKCLRWQTPVQAVSKPLSRW